The Glycine soja cultivar W05 chromosome 4, ASM419377v2, whole genome shotgun sequence genomic sequence TTCCGGATAAGAAGTGGCCCTCGTAAGTTTGATAGAAATGAAAAAGGTCAAGATCCAATCCAATGCTGAACTAATAATTTGTTGTTTATTTAATGTCAACCATGAAATAAGTTATAGCAGGATAATTGCCACATGTTAAATTTATACtaccaataatattttccttttatttaataaaataagaaaagtacCCATTTAATAAatgtcttttctatttttatttttaaatgaaaaagaacTAAGTCATGTATAAAATTCAGTGCACTGATAACACAAACTTGAGTGCAgcttatatatattaacatcgtatttaagttattaaataattttatcgcaatcttttatttaaatcttccctcaggagactaaagtttaatttatttataaatcataGATATCCTTCATCCTTCTTCAGAAACAATCTCATTAGAGCTAAATAAGATCATGGCATTTTTATGCAGTTTGTAATAGATTAAaggttaatattattataattttattgttaagtGAAACCACTATGTCATTTTTAGGTACTAAACTTAGCAATCCCATTGAGCTTAATTATACAAGTTGACTAGattgtatatttttaagatttttcttttgtttcggCCAGCGACTTCTTGAtaactttctttcatttttcttattctctTTAAATTTTCCCAAGACAAGATAGAAGATGATTTAAGactaatatgtaaataaaaaataataatagtaaatatCATTTATGGTCGATttggaagaaataaaaatgaaatgaaagaaaatagagagaaaaaaaaaaacacagataacaatatctttttctttatttggttggagagaagataaaagaaagatgAGAAGAATGCTTGAATTCTAAaaacgaattttttttttcttttcactttttcttccatattttaaacttttctcttctctatcattttctttcctctctATCAAACATAgggttacaaattttttttttatcagataaATTTCATTACTGTAACTAAGTAAAGACACAAGTCACACTGTAAAAGAAAAGTATAACAAGCCAAAATCCTAATTACTAAAAGTGAGTCAGCAACAAAACTTTGGGAATTTGCGAAAACTCTATATTCTAATCTTTGTGCCTTAATTTTCAAACAAAGTATTAACTTGCATAATCTTATTCTATAGTAGCCAAAGTCCTTATTAAGCTATTTGTTAAGCATATAATTCAGTGGAAGGCCATATAGAAAAAGATAGTGTTGAACAAGCAGAcgaaccatctctttctagcgTTTATGCAATGACCCTGCACAAATTTGAAGATAAgtttaactaagaaaaaagaattaattttatgattataataCCATTTAGAACAGTTGCCTAAAGATTAGAATACCCTTACTCAGATGCAATTAGTTACTTGTGCTAGTTGACAAAGCAATGTAACATTGTCAGCTGCTACAGCTAAGTAAATCAAAGTCTCCCCCATAGTCTGCCAGTGATCAAACCATCTAGCTCTGCCAACAAGTGCCGTTTTGCAAGCTGCACCATGTAGTTGGCCCTGACACATTAATAGACATCCAAGCCCAATGGCCCCAATTGTTGCATCTCACCCTTTCTACAATGATTAAATTAGGATCTaagtttttgtttccttttttcttttgttacccATAACCCACTATTGGGTGAAATTCCCCATCTACAGTGTCACTTAGCACAATTATAGTTACTAAAGTTAGCAGCACCTTGTGTGAAGTTATGCGCGTTGTTATAATTAGTAAATTACATAGTTGTGGTCCAGCCCCACTTCCCTCgtgaattattaatattattatgatgATATATTTTCTGGTGAGTACATTAGTGATAAATTAGTGAGAAGGATTTAATAACACGCCACTTGTGTGGCCAGTGAGAGAAGGAAACCAGAGATAGATAGATGGGTGGTCAAGTTTTTATGGTAGGTGACTAAACAACCACCTTCAGCTCACATGCCTTCTTTATGTGTAATATAAAAACCTTGCCTTTTTATCACCGCATGTCATGTGTTATGACGTCCAGTACCTATCCCTATTTTTTCAACACctcattcatttttctttgatgCAAAGAAAAGATAATTACCACAAAAATGTCACTTTTGGAATTTCGCACTACAATTAGTATTCATACAAGTTGCAAGGAGGGGGGGGAGGGTGTAAGAGTGTGAGAAAACAACACCACAAGTGTTAAAATCTGTTAAACCAAATTCATGAGCTTAAAATTTGCAGCAAGGAACTTATTCCTTGAAGTATGAACAAAGTAACCAACAAATATCACccccaccaaaaaaaaagatagaaaatgaaaaagagaaacatATGAAAAAAAGTTCCTTATGAACTTCTTGAAGAATAACAGAAATACCTCAAAGAAGACATGAATCCTGTAAAGAATTAATGAAATAAGTGCATAAACTTTTTCTATACAGTTTGGAATCTTCACTCTGAAGTTGAATTGCAGTTTGAACTTTAAACCTCTGCTGGAATGAACTATGATAGGTTTAGTTTAGTTAGAAATGAGGCCAACCAGTGCCTCCTGCTTGTGATTTCCTCCTACTACCCACCAAGGTTTGTAATGCTCAGCATGGCGATGGACAGTACCTTCTTCCTCTGTAGAAGCAGGAAGGTTAAGGTCAAAAAAGTCCCTTATTTCTGGTGCTGCTTCCTGAAGTACAATTGTTTGACTTTGAAAATTTCTAGCACTCTCAGACCCACCAGCCAAGTGATGAGATCTCTTGTGGCCACCCAATGCTTGGCCAGATGGAAAAATCTTGAGGCAAATTGAACACTCATGCACTTTCCCCTTCTTGGAATCTCTCACTGTGTTTATCTCATTGTCAAAATCAGTAATAGCAGTAGTCTTAGTAGTAGTAGTAACAGTAGTAACCATTTCATGTTCTTCCACATACTCATTCTTCAGAAGCTTATTTTCTGTTGTATGGTCAGGGGAGAGTTCTGCTTCCAACTCAGTGCTGTTCTCACTGCTCTCATTTCTTGAAGCAAAACAACCCTTGATCCTCTTGTGACTAGCTCTATGGCCTCCAAGTGCTTGGTATGAGTGGAAGATTTTCTTGCAAGTAGTACactcaaactttcctctcttatTGGAGCTTTTGCTGAATTCATCTTCTGAGGGCTTGTTGTTCACCCAACTCTTCAAAGAACTTGACTTCAACTCAGAGTCCATAAAATTTGCCTTGATTGAAGTGCACTTATTGTTACTATTATGATTATCATCTGTTTCATTGTCCTCAAATGCAGAATTAGAAACCATGGTCTTGTTGACCCCAAATTCACTTCCAGGACTCTGAGTACCCAAAAGCTCTGAACTCATTTTCCCTTTTGAGTTGAGATTTGAAACATCCAAATTGCAAAACTCCCACTTCACATCCCTTGGTTTGGTGACCTTTTTCTCAGAACCATTAGAGATAACAACCCTCTTGCCCTCAGCCTTAGAATCCAAATTGGTTGGAACCAAAGAAGGAGATTCAAACTTCATTGAATTAACAGAATTGAGACCGCACCAAGGACTCACATCCCTACTAAGCATCATCAAACTCATTGCAACCTCTTCCTGCTCCTGCTCATGAGCTTCAGAAACAAGGGACACAGAAGAAGTTGAAGGGGCCATGTACCTTGTCCTTCTCCTCTTGGATCTTCTCCTTCGATTTGGAGCCGTGGCCTCATTCTCAGAGTGGCTATCATCCATCAACACCGTCATCTTCTGGCTCTGGCTAGCATTGGTGTTATTATCATTCCACGAATCTTGATCCTCCAATAATAagctgctgctgctgttgttgttttgGGACAATTTCTCAGAGTGGCACTTCATGTGACCAAACAGAGCTTTCCAAGAGTGAAACCCTTTGCCACACTCTTTGCACAACTTGTCCAACACCAACAAagtagtgttgttgttgttgtcctcACTCGAATCATTGAACCTCCAAGTCTTCTTTGGATTCTCCCTCAGACCATACCCTCCTCCATTGTTAGTTCCTCCTTGATCAGAATCTCCTCCTCCACCATTGTTGTTGAAAGATGAAAGCTTCTCTGCCTCGGTTGAAACATTGGCGGTGACATGTGACCTCATGTGGCCACCCAAGGATCTTCCACAAGGGAAGCTCTTGCTGCAGAACTTGCACATGTGTTTCACTTCTTGATCTTCTTCCATTGGATTGATTTTTCAAGATCACACACACGCACGGATCAGCAAAGAAAGCAAAATTAACCACACTTTCTTGATCACCACCAACACAAGAGAAATCGATCACAAGGGAAAAACAGCAACACCCCAGATCAGCATCACATCTTGAAAGTGGTtggagagaagaaaaataaggagaagaagaagaagagaaacccCATGTCTGAAAATTGCAAGGTGGTGAGTGCAAGATCTAAGgcagaaaaaaagaggaaaagaaaagggaCAAGAGAACGTGTAGTAGTAGCACAAACTattatataaactataaaagctttttttctttctttcttgagaATACTACTAGCTATGCACCACGCACTAGTACTAGTAGCTCATCGTGTCCTTTGGGGAAGTTGAATTGTGAAGAAAAAATCAAAGTTTGAagaggtggtggaggaggagttgAGTTGTGTGAGTTACCTTTGTTAATTTGCTAATGATAGCGATGATGGATGAGGAAGCCAAGGGAGAAAAGAACAAACAAAGGAGTGAGTGAGTGAGCGTTTGTTTCTCCAATTCTTTCTGTCTCTAAAACTTGACTATATTAGGAGGGGGAGAAATCCATGCATGGAAGCaaagttttattaataaaaaagaagaaagaaagaaagaaaagaaaagagtggtAAAGAGAGAGAGGGACAGCACGTGTACTCAACTGAGGATCCTACGCCACCCCTTGATCCAACGGTCTCAGATTGGTCCACGTCAGCGTCCATTTGGAACCTGCTGAAACTAACCGCATTCCTCCAAACTATTCCTTCCTTTGTCTTGCTATTAAGGAAATgcctcttctttctttctctcactctttctctctctctctgttgtACCACTAATGCTATAAAACACTTCAAGTGAAAGGTTCCACTCTCTGGCCGTTATTCTTCTGGACTTTCTAATACTGATATGTTTTCTCATTTGTTGGATTTACAACAGATTTTTCTTGTGAGTCCCCTACATGGCTTAGGCTTACCCTCCAATTGCTTCATATTCCACCCAACCAAGactgttttttaataaaattcatattcTACTATTACCATTGAATAAAATTCatgtatgttttttatttgttaaattattcaCTTGATACTAATTTCTAATgagtgagttattataaatttcttaaatctgcttttaatttttaggattaaaaaaaaattcacttgatgtttaaaatttgttttctttttaagctTCCGTCTCTATGAGATCAAATTATAAGTTTTAGTTCttccataattttttataatgatttatCATGAAATTTTTTGTAATGGTTCTAAGTAAGTTTTACATTGTGTTTGTTGTAATGAACAAAACTTGACAGATTAAAActtatacaattttattatgtatggaTTAAACTTAAAAAGGACAACTACAAAAATCAAGTTAATAATTT encodes the following:
- the LOC114409683 gene encoding dr1-associated corepressor homolog, with the translated sequence MEEDQEVKHMCKFCSKSFPCGRSLGGHMRSHVTANVSTEAEKLSSFNNNGGGGDSDQGGTNNGGGYGLRENPKKTWRFNDSSEDNNNNTTLLVLDKLCKECGKGFHSWKALFGHMKCHSEKLSQNNNSSSSLLLEDQDSWNDNNTNASQSQKMTVLMDDSHSENEATAPNRRRRSKRRRTRYMAPSTSSVSLVSEAHEQEQEEVAMSLMMLSRDVSPWCGLNSVNSMKFESPSLVPTNLDSKAEGKRVVISNGSEKKVTKPRDVKWEFCNLDVSNLNSKGKMSSELLGTQSPGSEFGVNKTMVSNSAFEDNETDDNHNSNNKCTSIKANFMDSELKSSSLKSWVNNKPSEDEFSKSSNKRGKFECTTCKKIFHSYQALGGHRASHKRIKGCFASRNESSENSTELEAELSPDHTTENKLLKNEYVEEHEMVTTVTTTTKTTAITDFDNEINTVRDSKKGKVHECSICLKIFPSGQALGGHKRSHHLAGGSESARNFQSQTIVLQEAAPEIRDFFDLNLPASTEEEGTVHRHAEHYKPWWVVGGNHKQEALVGLISN